The Vibrio pomeroyi genome window below encodes:
- a CDS encoding D-2-hydroxyacid dehydrogenase has translation MNNFTNKLYILTEHDDTYTQLILNQDLPDLEITQNPELAEIVLASPPLIAERLNEFKTLDWVQSTYAGINKLTQPELRQDYTLTNVKGIFGPAIAEYVLGYAISHFRHFPHYHQQQQQGNWQPQLYSSLTDKTMVILGTGSIGSHLAKTAGAFGIHTIGVNRTGIPSKQETFKDTFHINELEAALKQADIVVNTLPSTPETHQLLNQTTLSYCSNVLLFNVGRGESLDNKALLLAIKNRWVEHAFLDVFESEPLSQDHPFWKLPQVTITPHIAALSEPRQVVEIFTENYQQWRDGFTLNHIIDFDKGY, from the coding sequence ATGAACAATTTTACGAATAAGCTCTATATTCTTACTGAGCATGACGATACCTATACGCAACTGATTCTAAACCAGGATTTACCCGACTTAGAAATCACTCAAAACCCCGAGTTAGCTGAGATTGTATTAGCCTCACCCCCCCTGATAGCCGAGCGTCTTAACGAGTTTAAAACGCTTGATTGGGTACAAAGCACCTACGCTGGCATCAATAAGCTCACTCAGCCAGAGCTTCGTCAGGATTACACGCTGACCAACGTCAAAGGCATCTTCGGTCCTGCTATCGCGGAGTACGTTTTAGGTTACGCAATCAGCCACTTTAGACACTTTCCTCATTACCACCAGCAACAACAGCAAGGAAACTGGCAGCCTCAGCTTTATTCTAGCCTAACTGACAAAACCATGGTGATTTTAGGAACGGGGTCTATTGGTAGCCATTTAGCAAAAACCGCTGGAGCGTTTGGCATTCATACCATTGGTGTCAACCGCACTGGTATCCCATCAAAACAAGAGACCTTCAAAGATACATTCCACATCAATGAGTTAGAAGCCGCCCTCAAGCAAGCAGATATTGTGGTCAATACCCTGCCATCGACACCTGAAACCCATCAACTGCTTAATCAAACTACTCTCAGTTATTGTTCTAATGTGCTGCTGTTTAATGTCGGCAGAGGGGAAAGCTTAGACAACAAAGCCTTGTTGTTAGCGATTAAAAACCGATGGGTAGAACACGCATTTTTAGACGTATTTGAAAGCGAGCCCCTTTCGCAAGACCACCCTTTCTGGAAACTCCCGCAAGTGACGATTACGCCACACATTGCTGCACTCAGTGAACCAAGACAAGTGGTCGAGATCTTCACAGAGAATTACCAACAGTGGCGAGATGGTTTTACACTGAACCATATCATTGATTTTGATAAAGGCTACTGA
- the hemE gene encoding uroporphyrinogen decarboxylase, whose amino-acid sequence MTELKNDRYLRALLKQPVDYTPVWMMRQAGRYLPEYKATRAEAGDFMSLCKNAELASEVTLQPLRRFPLDAAILFSDILTIPDAMGLGLYFETGEGPKFERPITCKADVEKIGLPDPEGELQYVMNAVRQIRKDLKGEVPLIGFSGSPWTLATYMVEGGSSKAFTKIKKMMYAEPQTLHLLLDKLADSVIEYLNAQIKAGAQSVMVFDTWGGVLTPRDYNLFSLQYMHKIVDGLIRENEGRRVPVTLFTKNGGMWLESIAATGCDAVGLDWTINIADAKARIGDKVALQGNMDPSMLYAQPERIREEVGSILEGFGDGGTGHVFNLGHGIHLDVPPENAGVFVDAVHELSKPYHK is encoded by the coding sequence ATGACCGAATTAAAAAACGATCGCTATTTACGCGCACTTTTAAAACAGCCTGTTGATTACACACCGGTATGGATGATGCGCCAAGCTGGCCGCTATCTTCCAGAGTACAAAGCAACGCGTGCAGAAGCAGGCGACTTCATGTCTTTGTGCAAAAACGCGGAACTTGCATCAGAAGTAACCCTTCAACCTTTACGTCGTTTCCCGCTTGATGCGGCAATCTTGTTCTCTGACATCCTAACGATCCCTGATGCTATGGGTCTAGGTTTGTACTTTGAGACAGGTGAAGGTCCTAAGTTTGAGCGTCCTATCACGTGTAAAGCTGACGTAGAAAAAATTGGCCTGCCAGATCCAGAAGGTGAGCTGCAATACGTAATGAACGCTGTTCGTCAGATCCGTAAAGATCTGAAAGGCGAAGTGCCACTGATTGGTTTCTCTGGTAGCCCATGGACACTCGCGACATACATGGTTGAAGGTGGAAGCTCTAAAGCGTTCACTAAGATCAAGAAGATGATGTACGCAGAACCACAAACACTGCACCTGCTTCTAGATAAGCTGGCTGACAGTGTAATTGAATACCTAAACGCGCAAATTAAAGCGGGTGCTCAATCAGTAATGGTATTTGATACATGGGGTGGTGTATTGACTCCTCGTGATTACAACCTGTTCTCACTGCAGTACATGCACAAGATCGTTGATGGCCTAATCCGTGAAAACGAAGGTCGTCGTGTTCCAGTTACTCTGTTCACTAAGAACGGCGGCATGTGGCTTGAGTCTATCGCAGCAACTGGCTGTGATGCTGTAGGTCTAGACTGGACAATCAATATCGCAGACGCGAAAGCTCGTATTGGTGACAAAGTAGCACTGCAAGGTAACATGGACCCTTCTATGCTTTACGCTCAACCAGAACGTATTCGTGAAGAAGTAGGTAGCATTCTTGAAGGCTTCGGTGACGGTGGTACAGGTCATGTATTTAACCTAGGCCACGGTATTCACTTAGATGTGCCGCCAGAAAACGCTGGTGTATTCGTTGACGCTGTTCACGAATTGTCTAAGCCTTACCACAAGTAA
- a CDS encoding DUF416 family protein has protein sequence MLQNPLQVRLEKLEPWQQITFMACLCERMYPNYAMFCENTEFAEARIYRDVLDSIWEILTVKTAKVNFERQLEKVEELFPSADDFDFYGVYPAMDACQGLATLIHGLLDREHMFEAVIKVSQQSVKTVAELEFAQGADEVTNENQKENEAVCEEWDVQWAIFRPLRETTERDLELIKDLRHELREDPVSNIGVAL, from the coding sequence ATGCTTCAGAATCCACTGCAGGTTCGTCTTGAAAAGTTAGAACCTTGGCAACAAATTACCTTTATGGCGTGTCTATGTGAGCGTATGTACCCTAACTATGCCATGTTTTGTGAGAATACAGAATTTGCGGAAGCTCGAATCTATCGTGATGTTTTGGATAGCATTTGGGAAATCCTAACGGTTAAAACGGCAAAGGTGAACTTTGAACGTCAACTAGAGAAAGTAGAAGAACTATTCCCTAGCGCAGATGATTTTGACTTCTATGGTGTTTACCCTGCTATGGACGCGTGCCAAGGCTTAGCAACGCTGATCCATGGCCTTCTTGACCGTGAGCACATGTTTGAAGCTGTGATTAAAGTGAGTCAACAATCGGTGAAGACGGTTGCTGAGCTTGAGTTTGCTCAAGGCGCAGATGAAGTGACAAACGAAAATCAGAAAGAAAACGAAGCGGTGTGTGAAGAGTGGGATGTTCAGTGGGCCATCTTCCGACCTCTACGTGAAACGACTGAGCGTGACCTAGAGCTTATTAAAGACCTACGCCACGAACTGCGTGAAGACCCAGTCAGTAACATTGGTGTCGCGTTATAA
- a CDS encoding Rsd/AlgQ family anti-sigma factor: MVMLNKFKQIQEQWGGSNEVIDHWLETRQSLIVEYCKLGALQPASNGQSNVVELPSPKEISSFCDHVVDYISEGHFKIYDMVMKKWQATGFKTNDEIDTTYAKIVLTTEPLLEFNDKYVKVNADDELPNFEGDMSKVGELLEVRFEVEDNLIQLIADSLAIPPGA; the protein is encoded by the coding sequence ATGGTCATGCTAAATAAATTCAAACAGATACAAGAACAATGGGGTGGCTCTAATGAGGTCATCGATCATTGGCTCGAAACTCGACAGTCTCTAATCGTTGAGTATTGTAAGCTAGGTGCCTTGCAGCCAGCTAGCAACGGGCAATCAAACGTTGTTGAACTCCCTTCTCCTAAAGAAATAAGCTCATTCTGCGATCATGTTGTCGATTATATCTCAGAGGGTCATTTTAAGATCTACGATATGGTCATGAAAAAATGGCAAGCAACAGGCTTTAAAACCAATGACGAGATTGATACAACTTACGCGAAGATCGTACTCACAACCGAGCCACTTCTAGAGTTCAATGATAAGTACGTTAAAGTAAATGCAGACGATGAGTTGCCTAACTTCGAAGGAGATATGTCAAAAGTAGGTGAACTACTCGAAGTACGTTTTGAAGTAGAAGATAATCTTATCCAGCTTATTGCAGACAGTTTAGCGATTCCACCAGGCGCTTAG
- a CDS encoding uracil-DNA glycosylase family protein: MSSSLLKEIRQCTACEPHLSHGANPVIQAHPNARLLIIGQAPGIKVHESSIPWNDASGERLREWLGIDSDTFYDEQRVAIVPMGFCYPGKGKSGDLPPRPECAELWHKKVLQSLPNVQMTLLIGQYAQNYYLKERTTKTLTETVKNWQAWAPEFLPLPHPSPRNNIWLKKNPWFESEVIPYIRKHISEHLAYHDLNA, translated from the coding sequence ATGTCCTCTTCGCTACTTAAAGAGATACGACAATGCACAGCGTGTGAGCCTCACCTTTCGCATGGTGCCAACCCTGTCATTCAAGCACATCCAAACGCGCGCTTGCTGATCATAGGCCAAGCGCCGGGTATCAAGGTGCATGAGTCATCCATCCCTTGGAACGATGCCAGTGGTGAAAGATTAAGAGAGTGGCTCGGGATAGACAGCGATACCTTTTATGACGAACAAAGAGTGGCGATTGTGCCTATGGGTTTTTGTTACCCGGGGAAAGGAAAAAGTGGCGACCTCCCTCCAAGGCCAGAATGTGCTGAGCTCTGGCATAAGAAAGTATTGCAGTCACTGCCCAATGTTCAAATGACACTTTTGATTGGGCAGTATGCGCAAAACTATTATTTGAAGGAAAGGACAACCAAAACATTAACAGAGACTGTCAAAAACTGGCAGGCTTGGGCACCAGAGTTTTTACCACTTCCCCACCCTTCACCGCGTAATAATATCTGGCTTAAAAAGAACCCTTGGTTTGAAAGTGAGGTTATTCCTTATATCCGAAAGCACATCTCAGAGCATTTGGCCTACCATGATCTAAATGCCTAA
- the nudC gene encoding NAD(+) diphosphatase, whose protein sequence is MLKKSDKKMTEQAYWCVVSGSDIWVNNDQFPYGSADELGLSVEHAICIGQHQGRKVYWLNDCDVESELSMVNLRELLHWPESNFLMASKAIQYGHMTQSMRFCPQCGGRNHLNHNQVAMQCGDCRTLHYPRIFPCIIVAVRNDNKILLAQHPRHKTGMYTVIAGFLEVGETLEQCVAREVKEETGIDVGNIRYFGSQPWAFPSSMMMAFLADYAGGTLKPDYSELSDAQWFDVTGLPDVAPVGTIARQLIEKTVDDVMKGEVTEQVLEH, encoded by the coding sequence ATGTTAAAAAAAAGTGATAAGAAAATGACAGAGCAAGCTTATTGGTGCGTCGTTTCAGGTAGTGATATTTGGGTTAATAATGATCAGTTTCCTTACGGCTCAGCTGACGAGTTAGGGCTGAGTGTTGAACATGCGATTTGTATAGGCCAACATCAAGGTCGTAAGGTGTATTGGCTTAACGATTGTGATGTCGAGAGTGAACTGAGCATGGTTAACCTGCGAGAGTTACTGCACTGGCCTGAATCGAACTTTCTCATGGCAAGTAAGGCTATCCAATATGGGCACATGACCCAAAGTATGCGTTTCTGCCCGCAGTGCGGCGGTCGTAATCACCTGAATCACAATCAGGTTGCGATGCAGTGTGGTGACTGTAGAACTCTTCATTATCCACGTATCTTCCCGTGCATCATTGTCGCTGTGCGAAACGACAACAAGATATTGCTGGCACAGCACCCAAGACATAAAACGGGCATGTATACCGTGATAGCGGGCTTCCTAGAAGTAGGAGAGACCTTAGAGCAGTGTGTGGCGCGTGAAGTCAAAGAAGAAACTGGCATTGATGTGGGTAATATTCGTTACTTTGGCAGTCAGCCATGGGCTTTCCCATCGAGCATGATGATGGCCTTTCTGGCTGATTATGCGGGTGGTACTCTCAAGCCTGATTACAGTGAGCTATCCGATGCTCAGTGGTTTGACGTGACGGGTCTACCTGACGTGGCTCCGGTTGGTACTATTGCGAGACAATTGATTGAGAAAACAGTCGATGACGTGATGAAAGGCGAAGTGACAGAGCAGGTGCTAGAGCACTAA
- the rpoC gene encoding DNA-directed RNA polymerase subunit beta': MKDLLNFLKAQHKTEEFDAIKIGLSSPDMIRSWSFGEVKKPETINYRTFKPERDGLFCARIFGPVKDYECLCGKYKRLKHRGVICEKCGVEVTQTKVRRDRMGHIELASPVAHIWFLKSLPSRIGLLMDIPLRDIERVLYFEMYVVTEPGMTDLEKSQMLTEEEYLDRLEEWGDEFTAKMGAEAIKDLLATMDLHQEVEEMREELETTNSETKRKKVTKRLKLVEAFIQSGNDPQWMILTVLPVLPPDLRPLVPLDGGRFATSDLNDLYRRVINRNNRLKRLLELAAPDIIVRNEKRMLQESVDALLDNGRRGRAITGSNKRPLKSLADMIKGKQGRFRQNLLGKRVDYSGRSVITVGPYLRLHQCGLPKKMALELFKPFIYSKLETRGMATTIKAAKKMVEREEAIVWDILDEVIREHPVLLNRAPTLHRLGIQAFEPVLIEGKAIQLHPLVCAAYNADFDGDQMAVHVPLTLEAQLEARTLMMSTNNILSPASGDPIIVPSQDVVLGLYYMTREKINVKGEGMYLAGPEEAEKAYRTKTAELHARVKVRITETVVDEDGNSTTETKMVDTTVGRAMLWQIVPAGLPYSIVNQKLGKKQISTLLNEAYRKLGLKDTVVFADQIMYAGFAYAALSGVSVGIDDMVVPQAKYDEIESAEEEVREIQEQFQSGLVTAGERYNKVIDIWASTNDRVAKAMMDNLSSETVINRDGEEEQQESFNSIYMMADSGARGSAAQIRQLAGMRGLMARPDGSIIETPITANFKEGLNVLQYFISTHGARKGLADTALKTANSGYLTRRLVDVAQDVVVHEHDCGTHEGIDMMPHIEGGDVKVALSELALGRVVAEDVLKPGTEDVLIPRNTLIDEKWCQIMEDNSVDSMKVRSVVTCDADFGCCAQCYGRDLARGHLVNQGEAVGVIAAQSIGEPGTQLTMRTFHIGGAASTAAAENSIQAKTTGTVKLHNAKFVINKDKKLVITSRASEMTIIDEFGRTKEKHKLPYGSVLSKADNDAVEAGEVVANWEAHTMPIITEVAGRIQFVDMIDGVTVSRQTDDLTGLSSSEVTDAAARPAAGKDMRPAIKLVDEQGNDVMIPGTEMPAHYFLPGKAIVNIEDGAEVGIGDTLSRIPQKSSGNKDITGGLPRVADLFEARKPKEPAILAEHTGTVSFGKETKGKRRLVITREGGDAYEEMIPKHRQLNVFEGEKIERGDVIADGPETPHDILRLRGIHAVTQYIANEVQEVYRLQGVKINDKHIETIVRQMLRKCTITHSGDSQFLPGEQVEYHNVKIANRKLEAEGKELVRFERDLLGITKASLATESFISAASFQETTRVLTEAAVSGKRDDLRGLKENVIVGRLIPAGTGFAYHQERQAKREEEQEGPSAEQATDNLAALLNAGFSSEE, from the coding sequence GTGAAAGACTTATTAAACTTTCTAAAAGCACAGCATAAGACCGAAGAATTTGATGCAATCAAAATCGGTCTATCTTCACCAGACATGATCCGTTCATGGTCTTTTGGTGAAGTTAAGAAACCGGAAACAATTAACTATCGTACGTTCAAACCTGAACGTGATGGTCTGTTCTGTGCGCGTATTTTTGGTCCAGTTAAAGACTACGAATGTCTTTGTGGTAAATACAAGCGCCTGAAGCACCGTGGTGTTATCTGTGAGAAGTGTGGCGTTGAAGTTACACAAACTAAAGTTCGTCGTGACCGTATGGGCCACATCGAGCTAGCTTCTCCAGTTGCTCACATCTGGTTCCTAAAATCACTGCCGTCTCGTATCGGTCTACTAATGGATATCCCTCTACGTGATATCGAACGTGTTCTTTACTTCGAAATGTACGTAGTAACTGAACCAGGTATGACTGATCTAGAAAAATCTCAGATGCTTACTGAAGAAGAGTATCTAGATCGTCTAGAAGAGTGGGGTGACGAATTCACTGCTAAGATGGGTGCTGAAGCGATCAAAGATCTGCTTGCAACAATGGACCTTCATCAAGAAGTGGAAGAAATGCGCGAAGAGTTGGAAACAACTAACTCTGAAACTAAGCGTAAAAAAGTTACTAAACGTTTGAAGCTAGTTGAAGCGTTCATCCAATCGGGCAACGACCCACAATGGATGATCCTGACTGTACTTCCAGTGCTACCGCCAGATCTACGTCCTCTAGTACCACTAGATGGCGGTCGTTTTGCGACTTCTGATCTGAACGACCTTTACCGTCGTGTTATTAACCGTAACAACCGTTTGAAGCGTCTTTTAGAGCTAGCTGCTCCGGACATCATCGTACGTAACGAAAAGCGTATGCTGCAAGAGTCTGTTGATGCACTTCTAGATAACGGTCGTCGCGGTCGTGCGATTACAGGTTCGAACAAGCGTCCTCTGAAATCTCTTGCTGATATGATCAAGGGTAAGCAAGGTCGTTTCCGTCAAAACCTTCTAGGTAAACGTGTAGACTACTCTGGCCGTTCTGTAATCACAGTAGGTCCATACCTTCGTCTACATCAGTGTGGTCTTCCTAAGAAGATGGCACTTGAGCTATTTAAGCCGTTCATCTACAGCAAGCTAGAAACTCGTGGCATGGCTACGACAATCAAAGCTGCTAAGAAGATGGTAGAGCGCGAAGAAGCTATCGTATGGGATATCCTAGACGAAGTTATCCGTGAACACCCAGTACTGCTTAACCGTGCACCTACACTTCACCGTCTAGGTATCCAAGCGTTTGAACCAGTACTAATCGAAGGTAAAGCGATTCAGCTTCACCCACTAGTGTGTGCGGCATACAACGCCGACTTCGATGGTGACCAAATGGCGGTACACGTGCCTCTAACTCTAGAAGCACAGCTTGAAGCACGTACACTGATGATGTCGACGAATAACATTCTGTCGCCAGCGTCAGGTGATCCGATCATCGTACCTTCTCAGGACGTTGTATTGGGTCTTTACTACATGACTCGTGAAAAGATCAACGTGAAAGGCGAAGGTATGTACCTTGCTGGCCCTGAAGAGGCTGAGAAGGCATACCGTACTAAGACTGCTGAGCTTCACGCTCGCGTTAAAGTTCGTATCACTGAGACCGTAGTAGACGAAGATGGTAACAGCACTACTGAAACGAAGATGGTTGATACAACTGTCGGCCGTGCAATGCTATGGCAAATCGTTCCAGCTGGCCTACCGTACAGCATCGTTAACCAAAAGTTAGGTAAGAAGCAAATTTCTACCCTTCTTAACGAAGCGTACCGTAAGCTTGGTCTTAAGGACACAGTAGTATTCGCTGACCAAATCATGTACGCAGGTTTTGCATACGCGGCACTTTCTGGTGTTTCTGTAGGTATCGACGATATGGTTGTACCTCAAGCGAAATACGATGAAATTGAATCTGCTGAAGAAGAAGTTCGTGAAATCCAAGAGCAATTCCAATCTGGTCTTGTTACTGCGGGTGAGCGTTACAACAAAGTTATCGATATCTGGGCATCTACGAATGACCGAGTTGCGAAAGCAATGATGGATAACCTATCTTCTGAAACAGTTATCAACCGTGACGGTGAAGAAGAACAGCAAGAATCGTTCAACAGCATCTACATGATGGCCGACTCGGGCGCACGTGGTTCTGCAGCTCAGATTCGTCAGCTAGCGGGTATGCGTGGTCTGATGGCGCGTCCAGATGGTTCAATCATCGAAACGCCGATCACTGCGAACTTTAAAGAAGGTCTAAACGTCCTTCAGTACTTTATCTCAACGCACGGTGCTCGTAAGGGTCTTGCGGATACAGCACTGAAAACAGCAAACTCGGGTTACCTAACTCGTCGTCTAGTAGACGTTGCTCAAGACGTTGTAGTACACGAACATGACTGTGGCACGCATGAAGGTATCGACATGATGCCTCACATCGAAGGTGGTGACGTTAAAGTTGCACTTTCTGAGCTTGCTCTAGGTCGTGTAGTAGCTGAAGACGTTCTTAAGCCTGGTACTGAAGATGTACTGATTCCACGTAATACTCTGATTGATGAGAAGTGGTGTCAAATCATGGAAGACAACTCAGTAGATAGCATGAAAGTGCGCTCTGTTGTTACCTGTGATGCAGACTTCGGTTGTTGTGCACAGTGTTACGGTCGTGACCTAGCACGTGGTCACCTAGTGAACCAAGGTGAAGCAGTTGGTGTTATCGCTGCACAATCTATCGGTGAACCGGGTACACAGCTAACGATGCGTACGTTCCACATCGGTGGTGCGGCATCTACTGCAGCAGCAGAGAACAGCATCCAAGCTAAGACAACTGGTACTGTGAAGCTTCACAACGCTAAGTTCGTAATCAACAAAGACAAGAAGCTAGTTATCACTTCTCGTGCATCTGAGATGACGATTATTGATGAGTTCGGTCGTACTAAAGAGAAGCACAAACTTCCTTACGGTTCTGTACTGAGCAAAGCGGACAACGACGCAGTGGAAGCTGGTGAAGTTGTAGCTAACTGGGAAGCGCACACTATGCCAATCATCACTGAAGTGGCAGGTCGCATCCAGTTCGTTGATATGATCGATGGCGTAACTGTTTCTCGTCAAACGGATGATCTAACTGGTCTTTCTTCTTCTGAAGTTACAGATGCAGCAGCTCGTCCAGCAGCAGGTAAAGATATGCGTCCAGCTATCAAACTTGTTGACGAGCAAGGTAACGATGTAATGATCCCTGGTACTGAAATGCCAGCTCACTACTTCCTACCTGGTAAAGCGATTGTAAACATTGAAGATGGCGCTGAAGTTGGCATTGGTGACACACTATCTCGTATCCCTCAAAAATCGAGCGGAAACAAAGATATCACCGGTGGTCTTCCACGCGTAGCTGACCTATTCGAAGCTCGTAAGCCTAAAGAGCCTGCGATCCTTGCTGAGCACACAGGTACTGTGTCTTTCGGTAAAGAAACGAAAGGTAAGCGTCGTCTAGTAATCACTCGTGAAGGCGGTGACGCTTACGAAGAGATGATTCCTAAGCATCGTCAATTGAACGTGTTCGAAGGTGAGAAGATTGAACGTGGTGATGTAATCGCCGACGGTCCTGAAACTCCACACGATATCCTGCGTCTACGTGGTATCCACGCAGTAACTCAGTACATCGCGAACGAAGTTCAAGAAGTTTACCGCTTACAAGGCGTTAAGATTAACGATAAGCACATTGAGACTATCGTTCGTCAAATGCTACGTAAGTGTACAATCACTCATTCTGGTGACTCTCAGTTCCTACCTGGCGAACAAGTTGAGTACCACAATGTTAAGATTGCTAACCGTAAGCTAGAAGCTGAAGGTAAAGAACTAGTACGTTTCGAACGTGATTTACTAGGTATTACTAAAGCATCTCTTGCAACTGAGTCATTCATCTCAGCTGCATCGTTCCAAGAAACGACTCGCGTACTAACAGAAGCTGCGGTTTCTGGTAAGCGTGATGACCTTCGCGGTCTGAAAGAGAACGTAATTGTTGGTCGTCTGATCCCAGCTGGTACTGGTTTCGCATACCACCAAGAGCGTCAAGCTAAGCGTGAAGAAGAGCAAGAAGGTCCTTCAGCTGAACAAGCTACTGACAATCTAGCAGCACTTCTAAATGCTGGTTTCTCTTCAGAAGAGTAG